A window from Bosea sp. ANAM02 encodes these proteins:
- a CDS encoding DNA translocase FtsK, protein MQKLDRLRRANAVVSEDHRLVQPQQNATPHPPAAESIRTESTSSSLWPTYVRPSRAADAQRKLAQAEQELSTSPVLGQRFDISLSPNAPVPGESRVRFWRTPDHLIRQVWGAPGTEPAPEPVMDEQADVELTFDAEENAFVDEMQPVEMVFEGSSETAAYPEQDVATPLDFISDHAFWECVPEAERDDADFVFDPVAPSMMAEAMTHAPTIGFEEQPVAKREAAPLPITAPVVAPAWSGFGWGQSYRVSFQVATPSWQMPADEAPAVEDEAPVPVEPPVMAKPGVPLARNTRPLVEPKPVPSKPVQSQPVPLAPVQPEPVRPEPVAVESAKVTPFRAKLRLVELPVVQDAGFQLPPIEFLAEPPQAQAETMPVEMLQQNAGLLEGVLEDFNIRGEIVQACPGPVVTLYELEPAPGIKSSRVISLADDIARSMSAVSARVAVVQGKNAIGIELPNTRRETVFLRELLASQDFEATKHKLALCLGKTIGGEPVIADLARMPHLLVAGTTGSGKSVAINTMILSILYRLKPEECRLIMVDPKMLELSVYDGIPHLLTPVVTDPKKAVVALKWAVREMEERYKKMSKLSVRNIDGFNARVGEAKAAGEVITRTVQTGFDKHSGEAIYEEEVMDLEPLPYIVVIVDEMADLMMVAGKEIEGTIQRLAQMARAAGIHVVLATQRPSVDVITGTIKANFPTRISFQVTSKIDSRTILGEMGAEQLLGQGDMLYMAGGGRITRVHGPFVSDAEVEKVVAHLKTQGRPQYLDAVTSEEDEGGEDEDGAVFDKTGMGSAESDDPYEQAVAVVLRDRKASTSYIQRRLQIGYNRAASIMERMENEGIVGPANHAGKREILGEGPRQRDDED, encoded by the coding sequence ATGCAAAAACTGGATCGTCTCCGCCGCGCGAACGCCGTCGTTTCCGAGGATCATCGCCTCGTTCAACCACAGCAGAACGCAACACCGCACCCTCCTGCCGCAGAGTCGATTCGGACCGAATCGACATCATCCAGTCTCTGGCCGACCTATGTCCGCCCCTCGCGCGCCGCTGACGCCCAGCGCAAGCTCGCGCAGGCCGAGCAGGAGCTCTCTACCTCGCCGGTCCTCGGGCAGCGCTTCGACATCAGCCTGTCTCCGAACGCGCCTGTTCCGGGCGAGAGCCGCGTCCGCTTCTGGCGCACGCCGGATCACCTCATCCGGCAGGTCTGGGGCGCGCCCGGCACCGAGCCAGCGCCCGAACCCGTCATGGACGAGCAGGCCGATGTCGAACTGACCTTCGACGCGGAGGAGAACGCCTTCGTCGATGAGATGCAGCCCGTCGAAATGGTGTTCGAGGGGTCTTCGGAGACCGCCGCGTACCCCGAGCAGGACGTCGCGACGCCGCTCGATTTCATCTCGGATCACGCCTTCTGGGAATGCGTCCCCGAGGCCGAGCGCGACGATGCCGATTTTGTCTTCGACCCCGTCGCTCCGTCGATGATGGCGGAAGCGATGACCCATGCCCCGACGATTGGCTTTGAAGAGCAGCCGGTCGCAAAGCGCGAAGCCGCGCCGCTACCGATCACCGCTCCGGTGGTTGCGCCAGCCTGGTCCGGCTTCGGCTGGGGGCAGAGCTATCGGGTGAGTTTCCAGGTCGCGACCCCGTCCTGGCAGATGCCAGCCGATGAAGCGCCCGCGGTCGAGGATGAGGCGCCGGTTCCGGTCGAGCCTCCGGTCATGGCGAAACCCGGTGTGCCGCTGGCACGCAACACGCGGCCTTTGGTCGAGCCCAAGCCTGTTCCGTCCAAGCCTGTTCAGTCTCAGCCGGTGCCGTTGGCGCCGGTTCAGCCTGAACCCGTTCGTCCCGAGCCGGTCGCGGTCGAATCCGCGAAGGTCACGCCGTTCCGGGCCAAGCTTCGTCTTGTCGAACTGCCCGTGGTGCAGGATGCCGGTTTCCAGCTCCCGCCGATCGAGTTCCTGGCCGAGCCGCCGCAGGCGCAGGCCGAGACCATGCCGGTCGAGATGCTCCAGCAGAATGCCGGCCTGCTCGAAGGCGTGCTGGAGGACTTCAACATCCGCGGCGAGATCGTCCAGGCTTGCCCTGGTCCGGTCGTCACTCTGTATGAATTGGAACCCGCCCCCGGCATAAAGAGTTCCCGCGTGATCTCTCTGGCCGACGACATCGCGCGTTCGATGAGTGCGGTGTCGGCGCGCGTTGCGGTGGTGCAGGGCAAGAACGCGATCGGCATCGAGCTGCCGAACACCCGCCGCGAGACCGTCTTCCTGCGTGAGCTTTTGGCCAGCCAGGATTTCGAGGCGACCAAGCACAAGCTCGCGCTCTGCCTCGGCAAGACCATCGGCGGCGAGCCGGTGATCGCGGATCTGGCGCGGATGCCCCACCTGCTCGTCGCGGGCACCACCGGCTCGGGCAAGTCGGTCGCGATCAACACCATGATCCTGTCGATCCTCTACCGGCTGAAGCCGGAGGAGTGCCGCCTGATCATGGTCGATCCCAAGATGCTGGAGCTCTCCGTCTATGACGGCATCCCGCATCTGCTCACCCCGGTCGTGACCGATCCCAAGAAGGCGGTCGTCGCCCTGAAATGGGCGGTGCGCGAGATGGAGGAGCGCTACAAGAAGATGTCGAAGCTCTCGGTGCGCAACATCGACGGCTTCAATGCCAGGGTCGGCGAGGCCAAGGCGGCGGGCGAGGTCATCACGCGCACGGTCCAGACCGGCTTCGACAAGCACAGCGGAGAGGCGATCTACGAGGAGGAGGTCATGGACCTCGAGCCTCTGCCCTATATCGTCGTCATCGTCGACGAGATGGCCGACCTGATGATGGTCGCCGGCAAGGAGATCGAGGGCACGATCCAGCGCCTCGCCCAGATGGCGCGCGCGGCCGGCATCCATGTCGTGCTGGCGACGCAGCGCCCCTCGGTCGACGTCATCACCGGCACGATCAAGGCGAATTTCCCGACCCGCATCTCCTTCCAGGTGACGAGCAAGATCGACTCGCGCACGATCCTGGGCGAGATGGGCGCCGAGCAGCTTCTGGGCCAGGGCGACATGCTCTACATGGCCGGCGGCGGGCGCATCACCCGCGTCCACGGCCCCTTCGTCTCGGATGCCGAGGTCGAGAAGGTCGTGGCCCATCTCAAGACCCAAGGCCGCCCGCAATATCTCGACGCCGTCACCTCCGAGGAGGACGAGGGGGGCGAGGACGAGGACGGCGCCGTCTTCGACAAGACCGGCATGGGTTCCGCCGAGAGCGACGACCCCTACGAGCAGGCCGTCGCCGTCGTGCTGCGCGACAGGAAGGCCTCGACCTCCTATATCCAGCGCCGCCTCCAGATCGGCTACAATCGCGCCGCATCCATCATGGAGCGCATGGAGAACGAAGGCATCGTCGGGCCCGCAAACCACGCAGGAAAACGCGAGATCCTCGGGGAAGGTCCGCGCCAGCGCGACGACGAGGACTGA
- the ccoS gene encoding cbb3-type cytochrome oxidase assembly protein CcoS, which yields MNIIVILFPLALGLGLLGLGAFFWCMRSGQFADLEGAAWRVLQDDDAATPPSEKRAR from the coding sequence ATGAACATCATCGTCATCCTGTTTCCCCTCGCGCTCGGGCTCGGCCTGCTGGGCCTGGGCGCCTTCTTCTGGTGCATGCGGTCAGGCCAGTTCGCCGATCTCGAGGGCGCCGCCTGGCGCGTGCTTCAGGACGATGATGCCGCCACCCCGCCCTCGGAAAAGCGGGCGCGCTGA